CCGGCATCGACGCCCGCTCCAGTGGCATCACCGAGCTCAGCGCGTTCTGGCAGATGATCATCCCGCCCGAGTGCTGGCCGAGATGCCGCGGCAACCCATGGATTCCCTGCCGCAGCCGCAACGCCGCCGCCACCCGCGCGTTATCCTCCGGCAGCCCCGCCATCCGCAGCTGCTCGCGAAAATCCAGCGTCTGCGGAAAGTCGCCGTTCGCATAAAGGTCCGAAAATCGGTCCAGCATCTCCGGAGGAAAACTCAGCGCCTTGCCGATTTCCCGCATCGCGCTCTTCCCGCGAAACGTGATCACGTTTGCCGTCATCGCCGCGCCATGCTCGCCGTAGCGACGGTAGACCTCCTGAATCACGCTCTCCCTCCGGTCACCGCTCGGCAGGTCGAGATCGATGTCCGGCCAGGAAATTTTCGTCTGCCCCGCCACCGGCGGCGCCAGAAACCGCTCGAAGAGCAACCGGCACTCGATGGGATCGCACGCCGTGATGCCCAGCGCGTAGCACACCACGCTGTTCGCCGCACTGCCGCGCCCCTGCACGAGAATCCCGCTGCGCCGGCAATGCTCGACGATGTCCCAGACGATCAGGAAATAACCCGCGAACCCCAGCTCGATGATCAGCGCGAGCTCCTTCTCGAGGGTCTCCCGGATTTTCGGCGTGATCGTGCGATAACGCCTCCGCAGCCCCGCGTAGCTCTGCTCGCGGAGCACCGCCTGCATCTCGGCATCGCCGAGATTGCGAAACCGCGGGAATTCGTAGCCCAGATTTTCCAGCGAAAACGTCAATCGGTCCGCAAGCCGGGCCGCATTCGCCAGCGCCGCCGGCCGGTCCGCAAACAGCGCCGCCATCTCCGCTCCCGTCCGCAGGAAGCGCTCCGCATTCCGATCGAGCAGCCGCCCCGCCGCATCGAGCTGCGTGTGATGCCGCGTGCAGGTGAACACATCGAGCACCTCGCGCTGCGCCGGCACCGCGTAGAGCACGCCGCCCGTCGCCACCGTGGGCAGGCGCAACGCCGCGGCAAGGTCGTCCAGCGCATCGAGCCGCGTCTCCTCGCCGCGCACGAGATGCCGCTGCAGTTCCACCGTCACGTTCTCCCGCCCGAAGGCCGCCACGAGGCGCTCCGCCACCCCGCGCGCGCCGGCGAAGTCCTCCGCGTCGACGCATCTCACGACCGCGCCCTCCTCGTCGCCCGTCAGCGCGATCAATCCCTCCGCAAACTCCGGCAGCTCGCCCCATCGCACCGCGCTCTGCTTCTTTGTGCCGCGCAATTTTGCCCGCGTCAGTAGCTGGCAGAGGTTCCGGTAGCCGGTCCGCGTCGCCACGAGCACCGGCAGCACCGAGCCATCCTCCATCGTGAGCTCCGCGCCCACCCGCGCCGTCAGGCCGCCCTGCTCCCCCGCCTCCGCATGCAAACGAGGCGCGCCATAGACCCCGTCGCGATCGCAGAGCGTCACACCGGCAAGTCCCAGCGCGGCCGCAACCTTCGCGAGATCCTCCGGCGCCGCCGCCCCGCGCAAAAAGCTGAAGGCACTGCGCGCGTGCAGCTCAACGTATTTCATACCCACCCTCCAGCCGCCAGCGGCCGTCCGCGCCCCGGCTCACGCGCAGGCAGCCGTTCTCCACCTCGACGTCCCACTCCTCGATCCACCAGACCCGCTCCCACCATCCGCCCGACGTGCGATACGGCCCCGCCGCCCGCAAAACCGGGCCATGCTTCTCGAGCCACGCGGGATGCTCGTGCATCAGCTGCATCGCGATGGCACGGCCCGTGCGATCCCGCCGCAGCGGCAGCCCATAGGTCCCACAGGTCTTAGAGGACCTGTCTTCCTCCTCGGAAAATTCCTCCACGCGAAATGCCCCCGGCTCGTGCGTGTCGGCCGGCTGCGGCACGCCGACGCCCTCCTCGCCGACGAGCGCCTTGAGCTGCGCGAGCGTTTCGCCGAAGCGGTTCGGATCGCGCAGCGCGCTCTCGAAGAGATTCAGCTGTCTGCCGGCGGGGTTCGCGGCGCGCACCTCCAGTCGCACCCCCACCGGCTGCCGGTCGAGCGTGAGCGACTCGAGATGCGTCGAGAGAATGCGAAACCACACCTCCGCATCCGCCGTCGGCGACGGAATCGAAAACGTCCTCTCGTAATTCGCGCCATCTTCCATCGGCAGCGCCAGCGCGAGCCCCTCCGCGACGCGATGCCCCGCCCGCAGCCGCCCGGCCAGCGCATCCACGAACCGCCGCAGCAGGAACAGCAGCGGCTCCGTCGTCTCGATGCCGTATTCGAAATCGAACGCCTCGGCATACCGCTCCGTGGGCCGCACCAGCCGCAGCACGCGCCGCGAGCGCCCGCTCACTCGCCGTCGCAGCCGTCCCGCCTCCTCGCCGAGCCGCTCCACCACGGCCTGCGCGGGCAACTCGAGAAACTCGCCGACGCGGCGAATCCCCCAGTCCGTCAGCACCGCCGCCAGCTCTGCCGACGGTTGCAGCACGCTCATCGGCAGCGCCGCGCAAAACGACGCGCCGTCGTAAACCACGTTCACCGGCGCCGCGCGACACGCCGCGAGCCACGCATGATCCGGATGCGGTGCCACGCCCACGCGTGCCTCGACTCCCTCCTCCGCACACCGCGCCACGAGGTCCGCGCCCAGCCGCTGCCAGCACGCGCCGCGCGGCGCCCCGGTAAGGTCCAGCGTGCAAAGCCCGTCCGCCGTCGCCTCCACGAGCGGCGAAAATTCCAGTGCCAGCTCGACGAGCAGCGCCTGGCAGGCCCGCTCCTGCGCCGGCGACCGCAGCACGATCCGCAGCTCCGGGCACCGCGCCAGCGCCTGCGCGCTCGTCAGCCCCGGCTCCACCCACGATGCCCCCGCCGCGACGTTCGCCTCGAGGATCACGCCCTTCGTCGCATCGCCGTCGACGAGCGCGCACGGCCCGTCGCCCTCGCGCCAGCGCAATGCCGCCTGCAGGCGAAAATTCGGCAGCCAGACCGCGGCAAACATCACGCCGTCCTCCGCGCGGCATCCCAGCCAGCGGCTCGATTCCGCACGCGCACGGGCAGCCGCGCCTCGAGTTCCCGTCGCTTCACCCGCATCGCGTCGAGCCCAAACCGCGCCTCGCTCTCGATGCGCACGCGCGCGCCCTCGACCGTCGGCCGCGCGCTCAGCACGACCATCGTCACGCGCGATTCCTCGACCACGCGCTGAAAGCGATGCCACGCATTCGGCGGAATCTTCCGCAGTTGCGCGGCGGGCAACCCATGCAGGTCGAGCACGACGAGCGGGAGGTTGCCATCACGCAGGAGCAGGTCCGCGGCGCGCAGCGCCTTGCGCGCGTCGGGACACCGCACCCAGAGCACGCGCCGCAGCGCCGCCGCGTCCCAGTCCGCCGGCTCGAACTGATCCCCCGCATCGACGAGCGCCAGGCGCCAGCGCTCGCGGCCGGCCACATCGAGCAACGCCGAGAAAAACAGCGATCCGCAGCCGCTGGAGCCGGAGAATTCTGTCAGCGTCCCGCGCAGCAGGCCGCCCGCGGCCTCATCCAGCGCGCGGATGCCGGTCGGCACGGTTTCCCGCGTCGGCGGCGCGGCGGCCACGGATTCCGCGGCCAGTTTCTCCCGCAGCGCGCGGAAAGCCTCCAGCCGGACGACCTTGTCCGTCTCATTGACCCGGGCGGCTTCCATCGCGAATCAAGCCTCGAAAAACTCCCGCCACCTTCAGGCTCTCGACCGGCACAACCAGGTCGAGAAACCCCGGATTGCTCGCCCGCAGCCGCACCTGCCCCGTCTCCCGCAGCGAAAACACCCGCTTGAGTGTCGCCTCGTGCGCGTCGCCCACGAGCACCGCCGCGATCTCGCCCTCGTGCGGCTCCACGCCCGGCCGGATGAGCACCTTGTCGCCGTCGAGGATCCCGTCGCCGATCATCGAAGTCCCCTGCACCCGCAGCAAAAAGTCCCCGGCGCGCCACGGCAGCATCGCCTCCGGATCGACCCACGCGTCCGTCTCCGCCAGCGCCTCGCTCAGCGGCCCCGCCGGGATCGACCCCAGAACCGGCAGCCCGCCCCGGCCAACCCATCGCCCCGCCGCCGCCGTCAGCCGCAGCACCCGCGAGCGCCCTTTCGCCCCGCCGCCATCGATCGCCAGCAGCCCCTTTCGCTCCAGAATCTTCAGGGTCGGCGTCAGGCTGCTTTCCGCCGCAAAGCCCAGCTCTTTCACGACATCCGGCACGAACGCCGGCCGATCCCGGAACCGGGCCACCGTTTCCAGAATGCGCCGTTGCGCCGAACTCAGGGATGTTTTCATATCGTGTAATTTCACGATATCCATTCCCTGCCCGCCTGCCATCGAAATTTCCATGGCACGGGATCTTACCACCTGGGATGGACAGGAACGGTCCAATACCCGAAAACCGGGGAATTGAACATTGACACCACAAGATATTGCGTCAGTCTCGGCAAAACGTGCCCGCGTAATACAAAATGCGTTGCCCCAAGTGCGGCTCTCTCGAAGACAAAGTCATTGATTCCCGCCTCTCCAAGGAAGGGGAGTCGATCCGCCGGCGCCGCGAATGTCTCGATTGCGAGACCCGCTTTACCACCTACGAGGAAATCGAGCGCCTCGAACTCCGCGCCATCAAGCGCGACGGCCGCCACGAGCCCTTCGATCGCCACAAGCTCCAGAACAGCTTCATCAAGGCCTCCGAAAAACGCCCGATCAGCATCGAGCAGATCGAGCGCAGCGTGCAGGAGGTCATTCTCGACCTCGAGGCCGGCCACGACCGCGAAGTCACGACCAAGAAGATCGGCCTCAAGGTGATGGAAAAGCTCCACGCCCTCGACCCCGTGGCCTACGTGCGCTACGCCTCGGTCTATCGCGAATTCCAGGAAATCGGTGACTTCATCGAGGAAATCCAGTCGTTCGAACGGCGCGGGGTCAGGACCCCGGCCCAGCCCGAGCTCTTCAACGCCTCGTGATCGCCTTCAGGAACAATTTGCCGGTTGTTCGATTCGAGGATGGTCACATCATGGACTTCGAGGTCCGCTGGCTCTCCGAGGGCCTCAAGCGCGCCGCGAGCCGCGCCGGCTACCAGAAATGGTGGCTCGCCCAGCACGTCACCGAGACGGTGCTCACCTATCTCCGGAACGACTTCACCGACCCCATCCTCGCCCTGCCCCAGCTCCGCACCACCGTGCGCTCGGTGCTGCAGGTCATCGGCTACGCCGACGTCGCCACGCATTTCGAGCCGCTGCCGCCGCCCTTCCGGCTTTCGCTCGCCGCCCTCGCCCGGGAAGCCGGCGCCGGCTACGAGCTCATGTTTTTCCGGCTTCTTCAGGAGCACCTCCGCACCATTGCGGACTCCCCCTCGCTGCACGTCGAGCTCTTCGACCTCCACCCCTGCGTGAAACTCCTGCGCAGCGCCAAGAACTGGCGGTCGGACTGCTCCGGCCTGCGCGCGGAGATCGTGCGCTTCGTTCGCGAGGAGCTCGATCTCAGCCCCCGCGCCGACGAACTGCAACTCCAGCTCAGCTGACGCATTTTTCCCGGAACTCTCCGTGTGCTTCGCGCCCTCCGCGGTTAGGATTCCCTCATGACGCTTTTCGAGAAAATCATCGCCCGCGAGATTCCGGCCGACATCGTCTTCGAGGACGACGAATGCCTCGCCTTCCGCGACATCGCCCCCCAGGCCCCCACCCACGTTCTCCTCGTGCCCAAGCGGGTGATTCCCCGGCTCGGCGCCGCGACGCGTTCCGATGAAGCCGTGCTCGGCCACCTGCTCATCAAGGCCGCCGAGCTCGCCGCCATGCTCAAGCTCACCGACGACGGCTTCCGCATCGTCATCAACAGCGGCCCGAACGGCGGCGAGACCGTCCCCCACCTGCACCTCCACATTCTCGGCGGCCGTCCCCTCACCTGGCCCCCGGGCTAGCTAGCCGGCGCTTGCCGAATTCCGCGCGCCTCCTAGATTCCCGGGATGCCGCCGACCGTCGCGACCGTCCTGCTGCTCATCGTCTCGAACGTCTTCATGACATTTGCGTGGTATGCGCATCTCCGGCACGTGAAGACCTGGCCATGGCTGGCCGCCGTCGCCGTCAGCTGGGGCCTCGCGTTCTTCGAATACCTCTTCCAGGTGCCCGCGAACCGCATCGGCTACGGCGCGCTCACGCTCCCGCAGCTGAAAATCCTGCAGGAGGTCATCACCCTCAGTGTTTTCGTGCCCTTCGCGATCTTCTACATGCAGCAGCCCTTCAAACTCGACTTTCTCTGGGCTGGCCTCTGCCTCGTCGGTGCGGTTTATTTCATGTTCCGCTCGTAGAAATTTTTTCATGTCATCGGTCACTCTTAAAAACGTCAGCCTGCCGCCCTCGGTCAACGGGCTGTCCCTCACGTGCGCAGACCATGAATTCACCGTGCTTCTCGGTCCCGTCGGCGCGGGCAAGGCCGCGCTCCTGCGCCTGATCGCCGGCCTCGAGCGCCCCGCCGCTGGCGAGATCCTCATCGGCGATGTCGCCGTGCAGGCGCGCTCGCCGCTCCACCGCGACATCGCCCTCGTCAGCGGCTGCGTGCCGCTGCTGCCGCATCTCACCGCCGCCGCAAATCTCACCCTGCCCCTCCAGCTCCGCCGCACGCCGAAGGAAATCATCGCCCGTCGCGTCAAGGAGACCGCCACCCTGCTGGGCATCGACAACCTCCTCGAGCGCAAGCCCGCCGAACTCACCGCCGCCGACCGCCGCCGCACGGAAATCGCCCGCGCCCTCGCGCTTCAGCCCAAGGCCATCCTGCTCGACGCTCCGCTTGCCGGACTCGACTCCGTCGCCGTCGCGCATCTCCGCGCTGACATCGCCCGCATCCATCAGCAATTCCGGGCCACGATCATTTACACGACCGACGATTCGGCCGAGGCCATGACCCTCGCCTCGCACCTCGTCCTGCTTCGCCATGGCCGGATCGAGCAACAGGGCACGCCGCTGGAGATCTACCACTCGCCCGTCAGCGTTTTCGCCGCCGCCACGCTCGGCAGCCCCGGCATGAACTTCCTCCGCGGCGCGCTGAAGTCCTCCGACGGCCAGCTCACCTTCCGTGAGAGCGACGGTGGCGCCGTGGAACTCAAGCTCGGCGAACGTCCCGCGGCCGCCGCATACGCCGGGCGCGACGTGCTCCTTGGCATCCGGCCCGAGCATTGCGTGAGCGTGCCCGCCGACCAGCCCAACGGCCCCGGCATCATCCAGACCCTCGTCGACTTCGTGGAAATCCGCGGCGGCGAGACGCTCTTCCACGCCCAGACCGGCGCGCACAGTTTCCTCAGTCGCTCGCCCGCCCTCACCGATCCTCGCGAATCCGGCCGCCGCGGCCGCTTCCGCCTGGATGCCTCCCGCGCGCACCTTTTCGATCCCTCGACGACCCAGCGCATCGCGTGATGCGAGCCCTCCGGCTCATTCTCGCGATCAGCACCGGCATCGCCCGCGACCAGGGCCAGCGCCGTCGCGCAATTTCCATTCTGCTCGCCGCCACCCTCGTCCTTCTCGGCGTCGGCATCTTCCCCTTGTGGAACTTCTTCGCCTCCCATCCGCTGTTCTTCGCAATCTATTGGCTCGTCTGCGCATGGCTCACGATTTGCGTTCTCCTGCTTGCCATCTACGATCTGCTGATGGTCATCCGCCGCGGCCGTGAAGAACGCGCTGCCGCTCGACGCCGGATGTTCTCCGATCTCGACTGATTTTTTCCCATGCTGCCGACCTTCAAAACCCGTGAGCAGATCGAGGCCGAGGAGCAATCCCTCCTTGCGCCCTACGCCTGCAAGGCCGCCGACTCCTTCGGCCGCGCCTATCGCGAGAGCCAGCATCCCTACCGCACCGCCTTCCAGCGCGACCGCGCCCGGCTCATCCACAGCGCCGCCTTTCGGCGCCTCGATGGCAAGACCCAGGTCTTCCTGAACGGCACCGGCGACCACTACCGCACCCGGCTCACGCATACGATCGAAGTCGCGTCCATCGCCCGCACAATCGCCCGCGCCCTCTCGCTCAACGAAGACCTCGCGGAAGCCATCGCCCTCGCGCACGATCTCGGCCACTCGCCCTTTGGCCACAGCGGCGAACAGACCCTCGACCGTCTCATGCGCGACCACGGCGGCTTCGACCACAACGCCCAGAGCCTGCGCGTCGTCACGCTGCTCGAGGCCAAATATCCCCGCCACCCCGGCCTGAACCTCTCCTACGAAGTCATCGAGGGCCTGCAAAAGCACAACCGCACCTACACCTCGCCCGGCGGCGCGACGTATTACTCGCCCTCGCTCGAGGCTCAGGTCGCCGACTTCGCCGACGAGATCACCTACTCCAGCCACGATCTCGACGACGGCCTCGATGCCGGCCTGCTCGACCCTGAGGCCCTGGAATCCATCCCGCTCTGGACCGAGGCCCGCATGCTCGCCGAGCGCGAGTTCCGCCGCCTCGATCCCACCGAACGCCGCGGCTACATCATCCGCTGCATCGTCAATCGCGAGGTCGAGGACCTCGTCATCACCAGCGCCCGCGCGATCCGTTCCGCCCGCCTGCGCTCCACCGCCGACGTCCGCCAGCAAAAGAAACGCCTCATCCAGTTCAGCGCCGCGACCCGCAAGGGCAACGCCGCCCTGCGCCGCTTCCTCTTCAAGAATCTCTACTTCAATCCCGAAGTCGCCGAGGCGAACCAGCGCGGTTGTTCGTTGCTGGAATCCCTCTTCCGCCGCTACGTGGAGACGCCCTCGCTCATCGGCAAAAAGGCCTCCCGCCGCATCCGGAAGGAAGGCCTCCACCGCACCGTCGCCGATTACCTCGCCGGCATGACCGACCGCTACTGCATCGAGCAGCACCGCGCCCTCTTCGGCGAGTAGTCGCCGCACCCTCCGCGCTCGCCGAGGCGACTGAGCTTGCCCCCTCGGCGCGCATCCTCTCAACTATCCCTCTCCAACTCTTCACCGCGTTACCATGAGCAGCCCCGAACTTGACGTCCGCTACGTCGCCAATCTCGCCCGCATCGATCTCAGCGAGGCCGAGGTCACCCAATTCCAGTCCCAGCTCGGCCGCGTGCTCGAATACGTCGAACAGCTCAGCCAGGTGGACGTCTCGCACGTCGAGCCCACCGCCCATGCGAACGAGGTCTTCAACGTCTTCCGCATCGACGAACCCCGCCCCAGCCTCGAGAAGAAGGCCGCCCTCGCCAACGCCCCGCGGCAGGCCAACGGCCTCATCATGGTCACCAAGGTCGTCGAATAAATTTCCCGCAATGTCTCTCACCGACCTTTCCGTCGCCGCCCTGCAATCGAAGCTCCGCGCCCGCGAGCTGAGCCCCGTCGAGGCCGTCGACGCTCTCGAGGCCCGCATCGCCACGGTCGATCCGCAGGTCCAGGCCTACCTCTCCCGCGATCTCGAGGCCGCCCGCGCCGAGGCCGCTTCGGCCGATGTTTCGCTGCCGCTCGGCGGCGTGCCCATCGGCATCAAGGATGTCATCAACGTCACCGGCCAGCCCTGCACCGCCGGCTCGAAGATGCTCGAGACCTTCCGCTCGCCCTACGACGCCACCGTCATCAGGAAACTGCGTGCCGCCGGCGCGATTCCCTTCGGCCGGCTGAACATGGACGAGTTCGCCATGGGGTCCTCCACGGAGAATTCCGCCTACCAGCCGACTCGGAACCCGTGGGATCTCGCGCGCATTCCCGGCGGCTCCAGCGGCGGCAGCGCCGCGGCCGTCGCCGCCCGCTCGGCCTTTGCCACGCTCGGCTCCGACACTGGCGGCTCCATCCGCCAGCCTGCCGCGCTCTGCGGCTGCGTCGGCTTGA
The window above is part of the Chthoniobacterales bacterium genome. Proteins encoded here:
- a CDS encoding DNA polymerase Y family protein — encoded protein: MFAAVWLPNFRLQAALRWREGDGPCALVDGDATKGVILEANVAAGASWVEPGLTSAQALARCPELRIVLRSPAQERACQALLVELALEFSPLVEATADGLCTLDLTGAPRGACWQRLGADLVARCAEEGVEARVGVAPHPDHAWLAACRAAPVNVVYDGASFCAALPMSVLQPSAELAAVLTDWGIRRVGEFLELPAQAVVERLGEEAGRLRRRVSGRSRRVLRLVRPTERYAEAFDFEYGIETTEPLLFLLRRFVDALAGRLRAGHRVAEGLALALPMEDGANYERTFSIPSPTADAEVWFRILSTHLESLTLDRQPVGVRLEVRAANPAGRQLNLFESALRDPNRFGETLAQLKALVGEEGVGVPQPADTHEPGAFRVEEFSEEEDRSSKTCGTYGLPLRRDRTGRAIAMQLMHEHPAWLEKHGPVLRAAGPYRTSGGWWERVWWIEEWDVEVENGCLRVSRGADGRWRLEGGYEIR
- a CDS encoding S24 family peptidase, with protein sequence MEISMAGGQGMDIVKLHDMKTSLSSAQRRILETVARFRDRPAFVPDVVKELGFAAESSLTPTLKILERKGLLAIDGGGAKGRSRVLRLTAAAGRWVGRGGLPVLGSIPAGPLSEALAETDAWVDPEAMLPWRAGDFLLRVQGTSMIGDGILDGDKVLIRPGVEPHEGEIAAVLVGDAHEATLKRVFSLRETGQVRLRASNPGFLDLVVPVESLKVAGVFRGLIRDGSRPGQ
- the nrdR gene encoding transcriptional regulator NrdR, with the protein product MRCPKCGSLEDKVIDSRLSKEGESIRRRRECLDCETRFTTYEEIERLELRAIKRDGRHEPFDRHKLQNSFIKASEKRPISIEQIERSVQEVILDLEAGHDREVTTKKIGLKVMEKLHALDPVAYVRYASVYREFQEIGDFIEEIQSFERRGVRTPAQPELFNAS
- a CDS encoding histidine triad nucleotide-binding protein — translated: MTLFEKIIAREIPADIVFEDDECLAFRDIAPQAPTHVLLVPKRVIPRLGAATRSDEAVLGHLLIKAAELAAMLKLTDDGFRIVINSGPNGGETVPHLHLHILGGRPLTWPPG
- a CDS encoding DMT family protein, yielding MPPTVATVLLLIVSNVFMTFAWYAHLRHVKTWPWLAAVAVSWGLAFFEYLFQVPANRIGYGALTLPQLKILQEVITLSVFVPFAIFYMQQPFKLDFLWAGLCLVGAVYFMFRS
- a CDS encoding ABC transporter ATP-binding protein, producing MSSVTLKNVSLPPSVNGLSLTCADHEFTVLLGPVGAGKAALLRLIAGLERPAAGEILIGDVAVQARSPLHRDIALVSGCVPLLPHLTAAANLTLPLQLRRTPKEIIARRVKETATLLGIDNLLERKPAELTAADRRRTEIARALALQPKAILLDAPLAGLDSVAVAHLRADIARIHQQFRATIIYTTDDSAEAMTLASHLVLLRHGRIEQQGTPLEIYHSPVSVFAAATLGSPGMNFLRGALKSSDGQLTFRESDGGAVELKLGERPAAAAYAGRDVLLGIRPEHCVSVPADQPNGPGIIQTLVDFVEIRGGETLFHAQTGAHSFLSRSPALTDPRESGRRGRFRLDASRAHLFDPSTTQRIA
- a CDS encoding deoxyguanosinetriphosphate triphosphohydrolase, with protein sequence MLPTFKTREQIEAEEQSLLAPYACKAADSFGRAYRESQHPYRTAFQRDRARLIHSAAFRRLDGKTQVFLNGTGDHYRTRLTHTIEVASIARTIARALSLNEDLAEAIALAHDLGHSPFGHSGEQTLDRLMRDHGGFDHNAQSLRVVTLLEAKYPRHPGLNLSYEVIEGLQKHNRTYTSPGGATYYSPSLEAQVADFADEITYSSHDLDDGLDAGLLDPEALESIPLWTEARMLAEREFRRLDPTERRGYIIRCIVNREVEDLVITSARAIRSARLRSTADVRQQKKRLIQFSAATRKGNAALRRFLFKNLYFNPEVAEANQRGCSLLESLFRRYVETPSLIGKKASRRIRKEGLHRTVADYLAGMTDRYCIEQHRALFGE
- the gatC gene encoding Asp-tRNA(Asn)/Glu-tRNA(Gln) amidotransferase subunit GatC, which translates into the protein MSSPELDVRYVANLARIDLSEAEVTQFQSQLGRVLEYVEQLSQVDVSHVEPTAHANEVFNVFRIDEPRPSLEKKAALANAPRQANGLIMVTKVVE